CCTTGACAGAGGACGCGACCCAGAAACCGACGAACATATCTGGGGTTCCGTCGCCGGGCCATTTTACTTTGTCCGGTGGGCAAGTTTTGCCGATGAAGTTAAGTGCTGAGTGCTGAACGCCGAGTAAATAGGGATTTGACTTTTAACTTTTGACTTTTAACTTTTGACTTTCTTTAGTATCCTGTTGCTGCTAACTCCAGTGGATGAAAATAGGGAACTCGTTCTATCGATGTTTCCCAACTACCACTGGGGTATAGTTTCAGTAGGCGAAAACCTGGGGCTTTTTGGTCAATAGCAAAAGTGGGACTATGAGAACGAAACTGAATACAAGTTGACGGAGTTCCTAAATAGCCGACGTTGTGGCGCTGGCGTTGGAATTGTTGATGAATATGACCAAATAAAACTAATTTAACTTGTGGATAGCGATCGATCACTGCAAATAATTCTTCGGGATTTTTCAGGCCACTGCTATCAAGCCATGCAGAATTCACTAAAAAAGGTGGATGATGAAACGCTATCAATGTTGGGTTATTACCTAGTTTTGCTAATTCCGAGTCCAGCCAACTTAGAGTATTAGTTGTCAGATGACCATGTACACGTCCAGGTACAGCCGAATTCAGTAAGATAAAATTCCAATTACCGCGCTGGAAAGACTTGCGCCGGGAAATCATTCCTACATTCAGAATTTCATTCATAGCGATCGCACAGTCATGATTTCCTGGTAGCCAGTAAGTAGGTATTTGTAACTGATGAATTAAACTTTGCAGATGTTCATAAGAATCAGAAGTACCATCCCCAGATAAATCTCCGGTTAATAATAGTAAATCAATTTCCGATTTTAACTCCTTTAATCGCTCCAGCACTACCTTAAATGACTCAATGGTAGGCATTCCCAGTAGTTGATGGCTTTCTGAGGCAAACAGATGTATATCTGTTATCTGAGCGATCGATACGGTAGATACTTGATTCATCCTTCACTGCTCACACTATGCTTATCTTTGTACCCTGATGTTTGTTTCTGGCAGAATCCTGAAATTTAATTCAAGTAGCAAAACTAGCTTGATATTAAATGCCTGCCCTATAATTAGTGTGGCAACTTACCCCTGAAGCTGTCAGCTTTAACTCAAAAATATGTTGCCATACTTTAAGTAATTTTTATACTTAAAGCTGTTTATAAAAATACAATTTTAAATATTTTTTTTTGCATCTATCTTAAGATAGAAATTTTATTTTTTGTAGTTGACTTGCTTAAGGTAAATATAGCTAGTTATCGATGAAAATCAACCTTTTATAGCAATAACTAAGGTTGTGAGGACATCAGTAAATGAAACAAAAGACTTTTAACTCTGTAACCTGTAACCTGCCATATCAGGTCTGAGTAAAATAGGTTGAATATTTTGTGTAATTACCCTAGCTTTTTTACATATTCATTCTTATACTACGTTAAACCCATAAATATACCGGACTAATATGAGTAACAGCAAAAAAGTGAGTGAAAATCTGAGTACTGGGGGACAAGTAACTCCTGAAGAATTACAGCAGTTAGCACAAGAAGGTTTTAAGTCTGTGCTAAACCTACGTTCCCCTGACGAAGCAGGTTTTTTAAATGATGAGCAACAACAAGCAGAAGAAGCCGGACTAGAATACGCCAACATCCCATTAAAACCTTCACAAGCAAATCAAGAACTAACAGAGTTAGCCATTGAAAAGATTGAAAACTTACCTAAACCAATTTTGATTCATTGTGCGGCGGGAGCAAGAGCAGGTGGTATCGCCTTAATAGCCACTGCTGTGAATGAAGGTTTAACTTATGAACAAATCACTCAAAGAGCTAGTGAACTGGGGATTAATTTGGAACAACCACACCTCAAGCAATTTTTACTCGATAAATATATTGCAGATCAAGCCGAGAAAGCTTAGTTCAACTTTAGCCAAATAACCTCAATTCTTATCAAATACACGTTACATTACTTTGCAGTCTGAAGCTTGTTTACCTAATTACTAACGAAAAAGAATTAAAATAAACTGAGGTAAAACCAGGGAGGTGAACATAATATGTCAGTAAAACTTTTACCAGACCTTGGAGATTTAGCCGAAGGACTAGGAATTACAGGTATTGTCGGAGTTGTGCTTGTGCCTGTATTGTTGCCAGTAGTAGCTGGTGTTGGTAGACCAGTAGCCAAAGCAGTTGTCAAAAAAGGAATCTTGTTCTACGAAAAAAGCAAAGAAGCGATCGCAGAAGTTAGCGAAACCTGGGAAGATATCATTGCCGAAGCTAAGGCCGAAATTGGTGAGGAACGGATGAAATCAGCCGAACCCAGAGAAACACCTTTGCGTTAAAAAATCAATCCCGTACTAAGACTCTCGCAAAACATATCCCACACCCCGCACCGTTTGAATCAGGCGTTTTTGCCCTTCATCTTCAATTTTGAGGCGTAAATAACGAATATACACCTCAATCACATTTGACTCACCCATAAAATCATAACCCCAAACATTTTCTAATATTTGTTCGCGGGTTAATACCTCACGGGGATGTTCCATTAAAAACTTTAATAACTCAAATTCTTTCATTGTCAAATCAATTACCCGTCCATTATGGATAGCGCGGCGGGTTGAGATATCTAAAACTAAATCCCCAAAGCGTAACTGCTCTGTTGTATCAATATCAGGTTTTAAATAAAGGCGAATTAGCTTTAAAAATTCTTCTGGGCGGTAAGGTTTAAGAATATAATCATCGGCTCCCGCTTCTAGACAAGCTACACGGTCATCCACGGTATCTCTAGCCATCAAGACCAGTACAGGAGAACGCATTCCTGAACTTCTAATATTTTTACATAACGAAAGTCCAGATTCTCCCGCCAGCATCCGGTCTAGAACAATTAAAGCAGGTTGACAATCACGACTGTATTGCAAACCACTGGCTGCATCATGAGCCAAAATCGCATCATAACCAGCTTCTTGCAAATCAGAAGATAGCTGAGTTGCAAGGCTTTCATCAGTTTCAATCACCAAAACACAGGGACTGTGAGCAACTGTCATAAATTAAGTCAAAAGTCAATGGTCAATGGTCAACAGTCAAGAGTCAAAAATCAATATTTCTTTTTATTCAGCACTTTGCTATAACTTTGTTTTCCAATTCTATTTATAAACTAGCAATTCGGGAAAAAACAAAGAAACAATTTTGACTATTGACGTTTGACCATTACGGTAACTCCACAGAAGTGGGTTTGGCTATATGCGGAAGACCCCATCCGAGTTTTTCGCGCAAGATGCGGAAAAATTCTGGTGGTTGTAAACGAATAAATCGGACACTATATTGCGATCGCTCTAAATATACCCGATCTTCCGAGAACACATAACATCCGCCATTACCATCTACCACCATCACCAAACGCGGAATATTTACCGGATAAATATTTACCGTCTCTGTATCTGGGAACACCAACGCTCTAGAAGCTAAAGAGTGAGGGCAAATCGGCACTAACTGTAAAGCTGAGATACCAGGAGTGACTACCGGGCCGCCTGCACTGAGTGAATAAGCTGTAGAACCAGTAGGTGTAGAAACAATTATGCCATCAGCGGCAATATCTACTGGCGCGTGCCGACCAATAGCAATTTCAAAATGGCACATACAGGTTAATGGTTCCCGATGCAGCACCATTTCGTTTAAGCACAAGGCTTCCCATAGTACTGACTCCCCGCGCAATACCTTCACAGTCAGCATTGCCCGTTCTTCAATTTCATACTCACCTGCCATTGCTTGTTCAAGAGCTTGAGGCAGTTGATTGAGATAAGCTTCCGTCAAAAACCCCATGTGACCAGTATTCACCGTCAAAAGAGGAATTCCCAGCGGCGCAACCTGACGAGACGCAGCTAAAACAGTACCATCTCCCCCAAGTACAACAGCAAACTTCATATCTGAGTCAAAACCTGGGGGTGTCAAACCGTCAATGGGAGTGTGGCATATAGGACTATCTGGATTAGCGTAGCCCAATATCCCACCGATGCTACTTGTGACACATACATCCCAACCAGCAGCGGTGAGTTTCTCTTCTAATTCGATAGCGACGCGACTGGCTATCGGCTTTAAATCATTGTAGATAATGCCTGCTTTCGGCACATTCAAATATCCAAACTTTTAGCGATGCTTTGTACTATGTAATCCTTACATATTTTGAGTCTGTGAGCAAAAGTCAAAAAGAAGGCAGGCGTAAAGTGTATACATTACTCAGCACTATTGATGATTGACCCTTGACCATTGACTATTGACTATTGACCTTCTTAAACGGAGAACGTTTGTTTTTTTCCTTTTTGGTCTTGGTTTTTTCGTAATTTAGCTCTTTGAGCTTTTTCATAATTCTACTGAAATACTCTTGTAAGTAACTTTCAAGGGTAGCTGTTTCTCTTTGGTCTAAGCCAAAAACTTTGTATACCTCATCCATTTGGGCATTTAATGGCTTACCACTAGCCAAAACTTCTGTAAACGCCAGTCTGTCTGCCACATTCCATCCCCACTGAAAGAAGCGGACAAAACCGCGCACAGCACGCAATAAGTTTAAGGGCATCCGGGTGACTTTGGCATCTTTCCCCGACAAGCGCTCACATAAGCTAATAATTTCTTCTGCACTCCAAGCACGAGTTCCCACTATCGGGAAAGCTTGTTTTTGTGTTTCTGGCACACTCAAAGCTCGCACAGCAAATTTAGCAATATCTTGAGTATCCATGTAGGCGATGGGGGATGACTCACCAGTTACCCAAACTGGTTGTCCTTCTAAAATCGGAATGCCATATTGACCGATTAACCCTTGCATGAAGCCAGCTAAACGTAAGATTGTGTAATTTAATCCAGACTCAGCTAAAAATAGTTCTGTACATCGCTTAATTTCCATCAGCGGTACTTCTGGGTATTTATCGGCATCAATTATCGAAAAGAAGACAAAACGCTCTACACCCGCAGCTTTTGCCGCTTGCATTAATGCTACTTGGCCTTCCCAGTCTACCTGTTTGATAGTTAAAGAATCAGTAGCACGGGATGTTGCCGCGTCAATAATTGTAGTGACTCCTTCTAATGCGCCTGGAAGAGTTTCGGGATAACACAAATCTCCTAGGACAAGTTCTGCACCCCACTCTTTGAGAAATGCCGCTTTTTTACTACTCCGAACCAGACAACGTACTTTATACCCCTCATCGATCGCACGACGAGCCACTTGTCTTCCTAAGGTGCCAGTGGCACCGACTATTAGTAATGTCATGAGGGTTTGTATTAAATCTTAAAGTTTTATGAAAAGAATCTTAACAGAATTATCTCTGTAAACAAAAGTTTACACTTTTCTTAGAAGTTATTTAATACTAGAGAATTATGGAAACAGCGTTGTCCGTTGTCCGGACACGCTATTTTGTCAGACTCCAGAAGGATTATTCTTCAG
This window of the Nostoc sp. HK-01 genome carries:
- a CDS encoding NmrA family protein; the encoded protein is MTLLIVGATGTLGRQVARRAIDEGYKVRCLVRSSKKAAFLKEWGAELVLGDLCYPETLPGALEGVTTIIDAATSRATDSLTIKQVDWEGQVALMQAAKAAGVERFVFFSIIDADKYPEVPLMEIKRCTELFLAESGLNYTILRLAGFMQGLIGQYGIPILEGQPVWVTGESSPIAYMDTQDIAKFAVRALSVPETQKQAFPIVGTRAWSAEEIISLCERLSGKDAKVTRMPLNLLRAVRGFVRFFQWGWNVADRLAFTEVLASGKPLNAQMDEVYKVFGLDQRETATLESYLQEYFSRIMKKLKELNYEKTKTKKEKNKRSPFKKVNSQ
- a CDS encoding two component transcriptional regulator, whose protein sequence is MTVAHSPCVLVIETDESLATQLSSDLQEAGYDAILAHDAASGLQYSRDCQPALIVLDRMLAGESGLSLCKNIRSSGMRSPVLVLMARDTVDDRVACLEAGADDYILKPYRPEEFLKLIRLYLKPDIDTTEQLRFGDLVLDISTRRAIHNGRVIDLTMKEFELLKFLMEHPREVLTREQILENVWGYDFMGESNVIEVYIRYLRLKIEDEGQKRLIQTVRGVGYVLRES
- a CDS encoding ATP-NAD/AcoX kinase, whose translation is MPKAGIIYNDLKPIASRVAIELEEKLTAAGWDVCVTSSIGGILGYANPDSPICHTPIDGLTPPGFDSDMKFAVVLGGDGTVLAASRQVAPLGIPLLTVNTGHMGFLTEAYLNQLPQALEQAMAGEYEIEERAMLTVKVLRGESVLWEALCLNEMVLHREPLTCMCHFEIAIGRHAPVDIAADGIIVSTPTGSTAYSLSAGGPVVTPGISALQLVPICPHSLASRALVFPDTETVNIYPVNIPRLVMVVDGNGGCYVFSEDRVYLERSQYSVRFIRLQPPEFFRILREKLGWGLPHIAKPTSVELP
- a CDS encoding metallophosphoesterase: MNQVSTVSIAQITDIHLFASESHQLLGMPTIESFKVVLERLKELKSEIDLLLLTGDLSGDGTSDSYEHLQSLIHQLQIPTYWLPGNHDCAIAMNEILNVGMISRRKSFQRGNWNFILLNSAVPGRVHGHLTTNTLSWLDSELAKLGNNPTLIAFHHPPFLVNSAWLDSSGLKNPEELFAVIDRYPQVKLVLFGHIHQQFQRQRHNVGYLGTPSTCIQFRSHSPTFAIDQKAPGFRLLKLYPSGSWETSIERVPYFHPLELAATGY